Proteins encoded in a region of the Zea mays cultivar B73 chromosome 2, Zm-B73-REFERENCE-NAM-5.0, whole genome shotgun sequence genome:
- the LOC110774640 gene encoding Probable long-chain-alcohol O-fatty-acyltransferase 1: MASEVAGLAVVSAAASVALVYARLATSRLAPGTPRLAALLPVLLLLPVLPFAFSSIHLRTVSAFFLVWLCGFKLLLLAAGHDGPLHPALPLVRFVACAALPIKVRDENDKKQQSRISRSSLPSGFLLSYAAKAALFSALVSVRCYRARMPAYAVPVFDGAHVYLMLELFLASAAALARALLGAELEPQFDRPYLASSLRDFWGRRWNLMVPGVLRPCVYRPVRARFGAAAGVLAAFLVSGAMHEVMFYYITLEAGTGEVTAFFALHGACAVAERWMARQGGMWRPPRPVATALTLAFVTGTGSWLFFAPVIRSRLDEAIIAECEGMLAFLERAGRNLAAMAHLI; encoded by the coding sequence ATGGCATCCGAGGTAGCCGGCCTCGCCGTGGTCTCGGCCGCCGCGTCCGTGGCCCTGGTCTACGCTCGTCTCGCCACCTCGCGGCTGGCTCCCGGCACCCCCCGCCTCGCGGCGCTGCTCCCGGTGCTCCTACTCCTCCCAGTCCTCCCCTTCGCCTTCTCCTCCATCCACCTCCGCACCGTCTCCGCCTTCTTCCTCGTCTGGCTCTGCGGCTTCAAGCTCCTCCTCCTCGCCGCGGGGCACGACGGGCCGCTCCACCCCGCCCTCCcgctcgtgcgcttcgtcgcgtgcGCCGCGCTGCCCATCAAGGTCCGGGACGAGAACGACAAGAAGCAGCAATCACGGATATCCCGCTCCTCTCTCCCTTCGGGATTCCTGCTGTCCTACGCGGCCAAGGCGGCGCTCTTCTCCGCGCTTGTCTCCGTCCGGTGCTACAGGGCGCGGATGCCCGCGTACGCCGTGCCCGTGTTCGACGGCGCGCACGTGTACCTCATGCTGGAGCTCTTCCTCGCGTCCGCCGCGGCGCTCGCGCGCGCGCTGCTGGGCGCGGAGCTGGAGCCGCAGTTCGACCGGCCGTACCTCGCTTCCTCCCTGCGCGACTTCTGGGGCCGGCGGTGGAACCTCATGGTCCCCGGCGTGCTCCGGCCCTGCGTGTACCGCCCCGTGCGCGCCCGCttcggcgccgccgcgggcgtgcTCGCGGCGTTCCTCGTGTCCGGGGCCATGCACGAGGTCATGTTCTACTACATCACGCTGGAGGCCGGGACCGGGGAGGTGACCGCGTTCTTCGCGCTGCACGGCGCGTGCGCGGTGGCCGAGCGGTGGATGGCGCGGCAGGGCGGCATGTGGCGGCCGCCGCGGCCCGTCGCGACGGCGCTGACGCTGGCGTTCGTGACGGGGACGGGGTCGTGGCTATTCTTTGCGCCCGTGATCCGAAGCCGGCTGGACGAGGCCATCATCGCAGAGTGCGAGGGGATGCTTGCGTTCTTGGAGCGCGCTGGCCGGAATCTAGCCGCGATGGCACATTTGATTTGA
- the LOC109944162 gene encoding uncharacterized protein has product MDISEGSIAVRGGGKSKRKWIPVEDDELIKALVDVSLDPRWRSDGSFKNGYTSVLEARLAEKLPDSRISATPHIDSRLRYFKTKYSALEQMLNKRGFTWDPTKKMIQCEKQKYETHCKNNPDAKGLYGVSFPYYDELSMVYSKDMAIGEGAEDMTDAVKNLEEELVCVNANDEEVGEDMTSVETPRRSVDSTSSSSKKRKKEWKGMKTASSDPLLDVFNEVSGDLKVATMSIGKMAQVMDREASNQEKARDEDPQQKLREKAINEVRRLEFTGSEVIKAAAVFVRMPDQMGMLFALPEPLRREYIVDMLCDEAARRERERSK; this is encoded by the exons ATGGACATTTCAGAGGGCTCTATTGCTGTTCGTGGTGGGGGGAAAAGCAAAAGGAAGTGGATACCTGTTGAAGATGATGAACTGATCAAAGCATTGGTTGATGTTTCTTTGGATCCGAGGTGGAGGAGTGATGGGAGTTTCAAGAATGGTTACACTTCAGTACTTGAAGCTCGCCTCGCTGAAAAGCTACCTGATTCAAGAATTTCTGCAACTCCTCATATCGATTCAAGGTTAAGATACTTCAAGACAAAGTATTCTGCTTTGGAGCAGATGTTGAACAAGAGGGGGTTCACATGGGATCCGACCAAGAAGATGATTCAGTGCGAGAAACAAAAATATGAGACACATTGCAAG AATAATCCGGATGCAAAAGGGTTGTATGGAGTCTCCTTTCCTTACTATGATGAACTCTCAATGGTATATTCCAAGGACATGGCCATAGGTGAAGGTGCGGAAGACATGACAGATGCTGTTAAAAACTTGGAAGAAGAGTTAGTTTGTGTAAATGCTAATGATGAAGAGGTTGGAGAGGATATGACATCTGTAGAGACACCGAGGCGTTCTGTTGACTCAACATCATCTAGCTCCAAGAAACGGAAGAAAGAGTGGAAAGGAATGAAGACCGCATCAAGTGACCCGCTTCTTGACGTGTTCAATGAAGTGAGTGGTGATCTGAAGGTTGCCACCATGTCAATTGGAAAAATGGCGCAAGTTATGGATCGTGAGGCATCCAACCAAGAGAAGGCAAGGGATGAGGATCCACAACAAAAGCTAAGAGAGAAGGCGATCAATGAGGTCCGAAGACTTGAATTTACTGGCTCAGAAGTTATCAAAGCAGCTGCTGTGTTTGTCAGGATGCCAGATCAAATGGGGATGCTGTTTGCACTTCCAGAACCACTGAGGAGGGAATACATTGTCGACATGCTCTGTG ATGAAGCAgcaaggagggagagagagaggtcaaAGTGA